The following are encoded in a window of Thiohalobacter sp. IOR34 genomic DNA:
- a CDS encoding SurA N-terminal domain-containing protein has product MLQAIRDRITGVVAWLIVGLISVVFALWGIDWYLKSDAKIYAAKVNDVEISVKDYRLGYQQQLNRMRSLLKERFDRRMFSTPEFKKAVLERLVEEELIVQAAEAAGMAISDGLLAARVQAMPEFQEDGQFSADRYRQLLARQNLSPAMFEHSLRRSMLINQFISSIGTSGLATRRDVEQGLRLQGQQRSLKYLRIPMADQRKAIQVGEADIEAFYQANKARFVEPEKVRLEYIELKLDDLAAARQPDEAELRELYQAEVAKFSADEQRRARHILIQVAKDAPEEVVQAARSKAEKLVSQLREGADFAELAKANSDDPGSAAQGGDLGFFGKGAMVPEFEAAVFAQEKGQISDPVRSDFGFHIIEVTDIRKPEPPSFDSLREQLIRDATRGELEDLFYEQLDTLANASFETPDSLQPAAEATGLPLKETGWISRQGGEGIAADPRVVEAAFNEDVLEQGNNSKVIELGPNHAVVLRVAERKPPRQLPLEAVREQIEAQLRTQKAVEAARKLGEAIQAAVEGGETLQAAAEQHGLKVEDAGFVSRTDSKLDRQIVMAAFRAPRRADGRPALAGVALANGDYAVLEIDEVRDADTSQIPEEERRAFRDSLAQLHGSMESKQLIEQLKDGAEIELNLQAIQ; this is encoded by the coding sequence ATGCTGCAGGCGATTCGTGACCGCATAACAGGCGTTGTGGCCTGGCTGATAGTCGGTTTGATTTCCGTGGTGTTCGCGCTCTGGGGTATCGACTGGTACCTGAAGTCGGATGCCAAGATCTATGCCGCCAAGGTCAATGACGTCGAGATCTCGGTCAAGGACTACCGCCTCGGTTACCAGCAGCAGCTGAACCGCATGCGTTCCCTGCTCAAGGAACGTTTCGACCGGCGGATGTTCAGTACTCCGGAGTTCAAGAAGGCCGTGCTGGAACGCCTGGTGGAGGAGGAGCTGATCGTCCAGGCGGCCGAGGCGGCCGGGATGGCGATCAGCGACGGCCTGCTGGCGGCACGGGTCCAGGCAATGCCGGAATTCCAGGAGGATGGCCAGTTCTCCGCAGATCGCTACCGGCAGCTGCTGGCGCGGCAGAATCTCAGTCCGGCCATGTTCGAACACTCGCTGCGCCGATCCATGCTCATCAACCAGTTCATCTCCTCGATCGGTACCTCGGGTCTGGCCACCCGGCGTGACGTCGAACAGGGGCTGCGCCTGCAGGGGCAGCAGCGCAGCCTGAAATACCTGCGGATTCCGATGGCCGATCAGCGCAAGGCCATCCAGGTCGGTGAGGCGGATATCGAGGCCTTCTACCAGGCCAACAAGGCGCGCTTCGTGGAGCCCGAAAAAGTTCGACTCGAATACATCGAACTCAAGCTCGATGACCTGGCCGCGGCCCGGCAGCCCGACGAGGCGGAGCTGCGTGAGCTCTATCAGGCCGAGGTGGCCAAATTCAGCGCGGATGAGCAGCGTCGCGCCCGTCACATCCTGATCCAGGTGGCCAAGGATGCGCCGGAGGAGGTGGTGCAGGCGGCGCGCAGCAAGGCCGAGAAGCTGGTCAGCCAGTTGCGCGAGGGTGCCGATTTCGCCGAACTGGCCAAGGCCAATTCCGACGATCCGGGCTCGGCCGCCCAGGGCGGCGACCTGGGCTTCTTCGGCAAGGGGGCCATGGTCCCCGAGTTCGAGGCCGCGGTCTTTGCCCAGGAGAAGGGGCAGATCAGCGATCCGGTACGCAGCGACTTCGGCTTTCACATCATCGAGGTGACCGACATTCGCAAGCCAGAGCCACCGAGTTTCGACTCGCTGCGCGAGCAGTTGATCCGCGATGCCACCCGTGGCGAGCTGGAGGATCTGTTCTACGAGCAGCTGGACACCCTGGCCAATGCCAGTTTCGAGACGCCGGATTCCCTGCAACCGGCGGCCGAGGCCACGGGCCTGCCGCTCAAGGAAACGGGCTGGATCAGCCGTCAGGGCGGAGAGGGCATTGCTGCCGATCCACGGGTGGTCGAGGCGGCCTTCAACGAGGACGTACTGGAACAGGGCAACAACAGCAAGGTCATCGAGCTGGGGCCGAACCATGCCGTGGTGCTGCGCGTCGCCGAGCGCAAGCCGCCCCGGCAGTTGCCGCTGGAGGCGGTGCGGGAGCAGATCGAGGCACAGTTGCGAACCCAGAAGGCCGTCGAGGCCGCACGCAAGCTGGGTGAGGCGATTCAGGCGGCGGTGGAGGGCGGCGAGACGCTGCAGGCCGCAGCCGAGCAGCATGGTCTCAAGGTCGAGGATGCCGGCTTCGTGTCGCGCACCGACAGCAAGCTCGACCGCCAGATCGTGATGGCGGCCTTCCGGGCGCCGCGGCGTGCCGATGGCAGGCCGGCGCTGGCCGGCGTGGCACTGGCCAATGGCGATTACGCGGTGCTGGAGATCGACGAGGTGCGAGATGCCGATACCAGCCAGATCCCGGAGGAGGAGCGTCGCGCCTTCCGCGACAGTCTGGCCCAGCTGCATGGCAGCATGGAGTCCAAGCAGCTGATCGAGCAACTCAAGGACGGGGCCGAGATCGAGCTGAATCTGCAGGCGATCCAGTAG
- a CDS encoding HU family DNA-binding protein, with protein MNKTDLIDAVAESADLSKAAAGRAVDAVLDSVTAALKKGEQVTLVGFGTFEVRERAARTGRNPQTGEAIQIKASKAPAFKAGKALKDAVN; from the coding sequence ATGAATAAAACTGATTTGATCGATGCTGTTGCTGAATCCGCGGATCTGTCCAAGGCTGCCGCAGGCCGTGCCGTCGACGCCGTGCTGGATTCGGTGACCGCTGCCCTGAAGAAGGGTGAGCAGGTGACTCTGGTCGGTTTCGGTACCTTCGAGGTGCGGGAACGCGCCGCCCGGACCGGCCGCAATCCCCAGACCGGCGAGGCCATCCAGATCAAGGCCTCCAAGGCACCTGCATTTAAGGCTGGCAAAGCCCTCAAGGATGCCGTAAACTAG